CAGTCACATTGCTGCGCTATTTGCAGTGATTTTTCACGTTGCCGGAGTGCTTGCGGCGCGCTGGCTCTTTTTCGCAGAAGCCGAGCACGTTGTTGGACTGTATTACGGCAAAAGGTAACTTTTTTGGCCGCGCGTCCCTGTGGACATCACCACCTAGAGCCAGTTGGAATTGGGCACCCAACAGGCAACGCGATCAAGGCTGTTTTTTACTAAGGATTGCAGCGTCGAGTACGGGTGAAAGCGAAAGGACGCGGGAAACCAACCCTACTAGAAAAGCGGTGCTAATCCCAAACGTGAGCAAGCCCGTAACTGCCGCAAACGCTGCAAAAACGCGATGCTCCGGCCCTAAGGTGATATCCCCATAGCCAAGGGTTGTAAAAGTCACGAGGGAAAAATAGACCGAGGTTGGCCAATCGGAAAAGGCACCAATATAGATAAAACTAATCGCCCAAATCCACACCTGAAGCGTGAGGGAAAAGACCACCATTACAAAGGTGACGCCAACAAAAATTGGTAACCGCCACGAGTAACTCAAGTTCTCAATGCGTTTGGAAAAATGCGGGATTGCATCGACACTTTTTGACACAAGGACAACATGTAGAATTGCACAGAGGCTCAGTAGCCCAGTGCCCGAAAGTATTTGTCCCGTAAGTTCCATTGTAGTCCCACATTATTGAAGCCAAACATTATGGCGTAATTCTCTGGGCCGCAATCCTGTTCTCGCCACTACGTAGCACGTTAAAATCGCTCTTTGCACATCAAAAAGGCCTGCGGCCTTTTAGAAGCGGTGGGGTATTTGCCATGTGGTCAATGCCCCTTTACGCCTCAGACGACTTCGCCTTTACGCACTGCAGCTTCGACAGATGCGATATCTTCAGCGCTTAAGTTATAATCTTTGGTTGCGGTTTCACTCGAGATGTACCCAAGGGCGAGGTCGCGCATCACTTGGGTTTTTGACCGCTCGTCGGGGTTTCCGTACCCCGCGCCACCAGGGAAGGCCATCATCACTTTGCGCCCATGCGGTACAAACTGCTTGCCTTTGCCTTTCATCTTGCTCCCATCATCTTGGCCAATGGTTGTCGCAGCACCCGAACCGCCACCGCGGCGGCCGCGCGCCGGATGATCGACCCGATCTAGCATGGCTTGGAAATCGAACTCATAGCCGTCCTGCGCGCCCACGACCATGTATTGCCCCAAGCCGCCCCGTTGTTTCCCTGCGCCACCCGAGTCCGAACGCAATTCTTTGCGCCAGATAATAACCGGCCCCGCATGTTCGGTTGCCTCTACGGGCATTGTCATCACTCCGGAGGGAAAAGCCGTCGCATTCAGGCCGTCATGTGCGGGCCGTGCGCCAGAACCACCAGAGTTGAAGGTAAGCACTTCGGACCGGATAGCACCAGCCGGAGCAGGCGCGTCCATGCGTGGACGCAGCGAAACTTGGAAATTGCACAAACAGCCTGCACCCTCGGCCGGTACAACGTTGGGCAAAATTTTGTCCAACGCGTTGTAAACCGTATCTGGTACAAAATGCCCAACGATATGACGCAATGCCACTGGGGCGGGATGCAGCGCATTAACGATGCAGTTCTCCGGTGCCTTGATTTCGAATGGAGCCAAGGATGCCGCGTTGTTCGGGATTTCGGGCGCGATCGCGCACTTCAATGCGTAACACGCATAGGCCTTGGCATAGACAAGCGGGCAATTGATGCCTTTGCGGTCCAAGCCAGACGTTCCCTCGAAATCGGAGATAATGCGGTCGGCTTCGATTGTGAGTTTGACCTTGAGAGTGATCGGATGGCTAAACCCGTCCACTGTCATTTCCCCCGTTGCCGACTTGCGCGGTAGTGCTGCAATCCGTTCAATCGTCGCGCGACGTGAATTCTCAAGGATAAAGGTTGCAATACCGTCCAGGTCGCTCAGTTCGAATTCCGTCATCATGTCGATCAGGCGGCGGTGGCCAATTTCATTGCAAGCAGCCAAAGCATAGACGTCGCCAATAATCTGATCGGGTTCGCGCACATTGCCACGAATAATCGACACCAGCGTTTTGTCCACTTCGCCCGCAGCCGCGAATTTCATGATCGGAATATAGAGACCTTCCTCATAGACAGATGCAGCATCTGCGCCGAGCCCGCGTCCGCCGATATCAACGACGTGCGCTGTACAAGCAAAGAAACCGACCAACAGCCCGTTGCAAAAGGAGGGCGTGACCATCGTGATGTCATGCAAGTGGCCCGTGCCTTGCCAAGGGTCGTTGGTAAGGTAGATATCGCCTTCGAAAATGTTCTGGCGACCAATTTTGCGAATAAAATGTGCAACCGCATCGGCCATTGCATTCACGTGGCCGGGCGTGCCCGTAACCGCCTGCGCAAGCATCCGGCCATGGCTGTCATAGACGCCAGCCGACAAATCGCCCGCTTCACGCACGGAAGTTGAGAAGGCCGTCCGCACCAGTGCTTGCGCCTGCTCTTCGACGATGGAAATCATTCGGTTCCACATGACTTGGTAGGCGACGTTGGAATGTTGTTTTGCCATGGGTTTAGCCTTTCACGATAACGTCGATACAGCCATCAGGCTGGCGAATTGCGCGGCGGGACGCCGGAACAATAATGGTGGTTTCATCCTCGGTAATGGCAGCGGGGCCCTGGGCCTCCTGCCCCTCTCCCATATCACTCCGCATGACGACGGCGCTGTCGATAAAGGCAGCTTGTGCGGGATCAAATATGCGCCGTCGGCCAGCGATGGGCGCGTCCCCTTTACGCGAGGCTGTGGCCACGCGCGCGACCTGTTCAGGGGGGTCGTCGCGTTGACCGACCATACCGTGATTTCGATATCCAAACCTTCGACTGTGCGGCCAAACAGTTTGGTATAATCTTCCTCAAACAAACGCTCAAACGTGGCCATATCTGGATTGGCCGCTTGTTCCGCCGTCAACATAATTGGGATTTCCCAGCCCTGCCCCGTATAGCGCATATAGGCTTTGAACTCGGGCAGGATCGTCGCTTCGGCATCGCAATTGCGCACAAAACCAGTGGCCTCGGATTGCAACTCCTCAAGCAGGGATTTGATCCGGCCCCCATCAAAGCTCGACAGTTTCATATAAACGGAACGGTTCGCTTCAAAACTAAAGGGCGCGCGCAGGAAACCAATCGCCGAACCAACCCCAGCACCCGGTGGCACCAAAAGGCGCTCAACACCCAGCTTTTCACACAGGCGCCCTGCATGGAGTGGAGCTGCACCACCAAACGCAATCATCGTGTACTCACTCAAGTCTTCGCCATTTTCAACCGCATGCACCCGCGCAGCGTTCGCCATGTTTTCGTCGACAACTTCGGCAAGGCCAAAGGCGGCGGTGGCGGCATCCATATCGAGCACAGACCCCAATACTTCCATCAAGGCGGCCTCGGAGCCATTGACGTCGAGCTTAAACGATCCGCCGGCAAAGTTGTTTGAGTCCAGCTTGCCCAACACAAGATCAGCATCCGTCACCGCAGGCTTGGCTCCCCCACGGCCATAACACGCTGGTCCAGGTTCTGATCCTGCGCTTTCTGGTCCGACGCGGATTTGGCGCATGCTGTCCACATGGGCGAGCGATCCGCCCCCCGCACCGATCTCGACCATATCAATCACAGGAATCGAAATTGGCATGCCGGATCCCTTTTTAAACCGATAGGTCCGCGCCACTTCAAAAACGCGCGAAGTCTTGGGTGTTTGATTTTTGATGAGACAAATCTTGGCGGTGGTGCCGCCCATATCAAACGACAACACCTTATCCAGACCATATCCCGCCGCAATATGCGCCGCGAAGACCGCTCCCCCTGCTGGACCTGACTCGACCAGTCGCACGGGAAAGTCCGCGGCGTTTTCAATAGAGATAATCCCACCACCCGAGTGCATCAGGAAGATGTTGCAATCCACCCCTTCGCTGCGCAAACGCCCCTCAAGGCGACCCAAGTAGGACTTCATCAAAGGTTTAATATAGGCGTTCGCCACGACGGTATTGAACCTCTCATATTCACGCATTTGCGGGGACACTTCGGACGAGATCGACACCATAACATCTGGCATTTTCGCAACCAACACATCGCGCACCATCTTCTCGTGAGCGTCATTTAAATATGAATGCATCAAGCCAACCGCGACGCTTTCGTACCCTGCCTCAATAATCTGGTCGACAAGGGCTTCAACTTCGGATCGATCAAGCGGGATTAACACCTCGCCACGGGCGTCCATGCGCTCCTCAACCGTATAGCGCATTTGGCGCGGCAGGAGAGGCTCGGGTAGGCATAGATTCAGATCATATTGTTCAAACCGAGACTCGGTGCGCATTTCGATGACGTCGCGAAATCCCTGTGTCGTAATCAGCGCAGTCTTGGCACCCCGTCGTTCAATCAGCGCATTGGTGGCCAGAGTGGTGCCGTGAATGATTTGGCCAATATCAGCGGGGGCAATGCCCGCCTTTTTGCACACTTGATGCAACCCGTCGATAATCGCGTTTTCGGGGGCAGAATAGGTTGTCAAAACCTTGGCCGAAAACTGTTGCCCATCCTTCTCAAGAACGACATCCGTGAACGTACCGCCAATATCGACGCCCAGCCGGTTTGATGATTTTAGCATGCAATAACCCCATATATTTTATGGGAGGATATGACCCAACATTAGATAGTTGCAAATTATTTAATTCTATACAGGTGATAGATTTTATTTATCCTAGACCGCCTTTTGGCGACCATGTCATCCCCTCTGGAATTTCGCAGCACATTCTGCCGCTATTTCGGCGGCATGCCGCACAAACCGCGTGGCTTTCTCGGCATGGAATCGCGCTGCAAACTTCAACGGGCTGGGTCGCCAAGAATAGTGGATTTCCACCAGCGTTTCCTCCGCTAACTGTGCTGCCACCACAGACCTCGGCAACACTGCAATCCCCATACCGTCCAATGCCATATGCACCGCCGCCGCCATACTGTTTGATGGTGCGAGCCGCATCGCATCGCCCGCAGAATTACCAAATCTTTCCGACAACTCAAGATAGGCTTGGGTTTGGCGCGTATGTGTCAAGATCGGGTGCTTCATTAGAGCTTTACGGGAAACATCACCCTCTCCGATTTGACGCGCAACTTCGGCATTTGCAACCCAGACGTACTCATAACTTCCCAGTTCAATACTCCCACTCACCGGCGCCGCAAAGGGTTCCGACTGAATGGCAAGATCAAGCGATCCAGCGGATAATTCGTTGTCCAATTGCCACGATAGATCGACCGTAAGCTCAACCGAGACATTGGGATAGGCTTCCTTCATGCGCACCATATAGGGGCGCAACCACGTCGCTGCGATAA
This Falsihalocynthiibacter arcticus DNA region includes the following protein-coding sequences:
- a CDS encoding potassium channel family protein, whose amino-acid sequence is MELTGQILSGTGLLSLCAILHVVLVSKSVDAIPHFSKRIENLSYSWRLPIFVGVTFVMVVFSLTLQVWIWAISFIYIGAFSDWPTSVYFSLVTFTTLGYGDITLGPEHRVFAAFAAVTGLLTFGISTAFLVGLVSRVLSLSPVLDAAILSKKQP
- a CDS encoding hydantoinase B/oxoprolinase family protein codes for the protein MAKQHSNVAYQVMWNRMISIVEEQAQALVRTAFSTSVREAGDLSAGVYDSHGRMLAQAVTGTPGHVNAMADAVAHFIRKIGRQNIFEGDIYLTNDPWQGTGHLHDITMVTPSFCNGLLVGFFACTAHVVDIGGRGLGADAASVYEEGLYIPIMKFAAAGEVDKTLVSIIRGNVREPDQIIGDVYALAACNEIGHRRLIDMMTEFELSDLDGIATFILENSRRATIERIAALPRKSATGEMTVDGFSHPITLKVKLTIEADRIISDFEGTSGLDRKGINCPLVYAKAYACYALKCAIAPEIPNNAASLAPFEIKAPENCIVNALHPAPVALRHIVGHFVPDTVYNALDKILPNVVPAEGAGCLCNFQVSLRPRMDAPAPAGAIRSEVLTFNSGGSGARPAHDGLNATAFPSGVMTMPVEATEHAGPVIIWRKELRSDSGGAGKQRGGLGQYMVVGAQDGYEFDFQAMLDRVDHPARGRRGGGSGAATTIGQDDGSKMKGKGKQFVPHGRKVMMAFPGGAGYGNPDERSKTQVMRDLALGYISSETATKDYNLSAEDIASVEAAVRKGEVV
- a CDS encoding LysR family transcriptional regulator, with the translated sequence MIGNILNLKQLEALVWVADLGSFRKAAHHLNTTQPNISSRIAGLEQSFGISLMLRDAGSVRMTAKGAVFLTQAREILRESEKLVDIASRPDLVNNRLRLGVTELIAATWLRPYMVRMKEAYPNVSVELTVDLSWQLDNELSAGSLDLAIQSEPFAAPVSGSIELGSYEYVWVANAEVARQIGEGDVSRKALMKHPILTHTRQTQAYLELSERFGNSAGDAMRLAPSNSMAAAVHMALDGMGIAVLPRSVVAAQLAEETLVEIHYSWRPSPLKFAARFHAEKATRFVRHAAEIAAECAAKFQRG